The Haloplanus sp. CK5-1 genome segment GGGGAGATCAACGTCAAGTGGCTCACCGAGATAGAGATCTTGGACGAACCCGCGACGGGCTACTGGGAGGAGCGGGGGTGGCACGGCACCGGCCCGGTCGAGACGGTGGCCAAACTCTGGGTGGAGAACCGCCGTCCCGACGGGAGGATCGAAGTCGGTGGCGCGGCCTACGCCGGCACGCGCGGGGTCGAGCGCGTCGAGGTGTCGACCGACGGCGGGACGACGTGGGTCGAGGCGGAGCTCTCGGAGCCGCTGCCGGGCGACGACGTGTGGCGACAGTGGGTCCACCGCTACGAGGCCGAGGGTCGCCACGAGGTCGTCGTTCGCGCCGTCGACGGGACGGGGACCGTCCAGCCACGGGAGGAGGCGGAGGCGTACCCCAGCGGCCCGAGTGGGTGGGTCTCGAAGACGGTCGACCCCCGAGCCCTGTGACCGAGGCGAAGCGTTTTGCACCCACCGCACACCACCACGGACACGGCGTCTCGATGGAGAAGGCACTCTGGTATCTGCTCGCCGGGACGCGGGGCGGGGAGAACCGCGCACGGATCATCCGCCTCCTCGACGAGCGGCCGCGCAACGCGAACCAACTCTGCGAGGCACTCGACATCGACTACAACTCCGTGCGCCACCACCTCGACATGCTCGAAGACCACGACGTGATCGAGAGCGGCGACCAAGAGTACGGCCGGCTCTACTTCCTCACCGATCGGTTCGACCGCCACCGGGACCAGTTCGAGCGGATAACGGAGCACGTCTGAGATGAACATGACACCGCTACTCACCGTCGCGACCGTCCTGTCCGCGCTGAACATCGGCCTGCTGGCCGCCCTGCTGGTCGTGTGGGGACGAAACTACCGCCGGTTCCGGACGCCGCTTACGCTGGGGCTCGTCGCGTTCGCTCTCGTCCTCGCCGTCGAGAACGTCGTCGCTATCGGCTTCTTCCTCAGTTCGGGGATGCTGTACGCCGCCGCACCGAGTGCCCAGACGGCGGTGCTCGCGATGCGCGCTCTCCAGTTCGTCGCGCTCGCCTTCCTGACGTACGTCACGATGCGGTAGGCCGGACGGCGGAACGGCTACGGCCGTTCGGACCGGAGGATCGGTACGGTCCGGGACTCGTTTCTCACGACCGAGACGCGTACGCGAACACCGCACACGCCGCGAGGGGTTTCGCGGCTCGGAAGCCGTGCGAACCGATCCGAGAGGTGGGGGGCGTCGAGAGGGTGGCTCCGGCTACCGCGTCGGTTCGACGGTCAGATCGCTCGCGATCCAGCCGTCGGTGTTGCCGGATTCGAGGAAAACCGTCCGGCCGGGACAGCTCTCACAGACCGACACCGTCGGCGTCTCGGGCAACGATGGCTCCCCGTCGTCGTCCGTGCGCGACTGCGTACCAGTGGGCATTGACAGTCTTTAGGGATACCTAAAATAAAAAGGGTACGGTTCGCGGCAACCGCCCGGGGGCGTCCCCCGACGACTCACAGTATATATACCCGGGTGTGGTTTGGCCGTGCATGTACCGAGGCGTCCTCGGGTGGCTCGGCGCGTTGCTCGGCGTCGCGATCCTCGCACCCGTCTTCCTGTACCTGTTCACCGGTGCTCTGGTCGGCTTCCTCGTCGCCTGCGGTGGCCCGTCGGAGACGGCGATGGTCGTCGGATCCTCCGGCACCGAGAGCCTGGAACTCTCGTGTTCGGCCGTCCGGACGTTGGTGAAGACGGCCGTCACGGTCGGCGGCAGTGCGGCGCTGACGGTCGGTGTCGCCGTCGTCGCCGTCGCGGACATCACGCGCAGTTCCTACCGGTGAGTCTCCTCCCCAACTTATTTACTGGTCGCCGGCGACGCTTGAAAACAAGCCGGCTTGGATTAATTCAAAATAAATTGATGTCCGGCCGGAGACACACAGATGACACACGAGACAGTCCTGCTCGTCGGACGACGGGGCGAGAACACCGAATCGGTGTTGGAGACACACGCCGAGCGGTTGCGAACGCGTGACGTCGCCGAGGACGTGGTGGCCGCGACGTACGACCACGAACCGGTCCGGGAGCTCCGGGAGACGCTCTCCGACCTTTCGGCCGACCGCGTCTACGCCCTCCCCGCGACGCTCGCCCACAGTTACGAGACGACCGAGGACCTCCCGGCGGCGCTGTCCTACGTCCCCGGCGAGGTCAGCTACTGCGAACCCGTGGGCCGGAGCCCGGCTATCACGGGCGTCGTCGAGGACCGAGCGACAGAACGGGTCTCCGCCGACTCGTCGTCGTCGGTCGTCTTGGTCGGGTTCGGCAATAGTTCCCAGTCCTACCACCGGCAGGCCGCGGAGTACCACGCGACCCGTCTGCGCGAGCGGACGGGTTACGGTGAGGTGCGGAGCTGCTTTCTGCTCCAGAACCCCGCCGTCGAGTGTGCGCGCTACAACGTGACTGGAGACCGGGTCGTCGCAGTCCCGCTGTTCGTCTCGCGCAGCGACGCCACCGAGCGGGAGGTTCCCGCGAAACTCGAACTCGACCGAGGCGGTATCGAGTACGCCGACCCCTTCGGTACCCACCCCGGCGTCACCGACGCCTTCGAGGCGGAGGTAACCCGACAGCGCGTCCTCTCGGCCGGCGGGTCGACGCCGTCGACGTTCGAGTCGACGCTCGCGTCGTCTCGGACGCCCCTCGCTACCGACGGCGAGGGACCGTCCGACTAGTCTCCTTCCGACGGGCCGGTACTCTCCTCTATGTCGACGTCGTGGGGCCTCCGGAACGTTCCCGAGTGTGTTCCTCTCCGGCACACTTACTTTACGTTCCGGCCTTTTCCTCCTCGACCCGGTACACATGGGAGACAAAGAGACGGATTCCGGACACGATGCCAACGAAGTTCGGTATCGTCACCTCATCGAACACGTTCACGACGCAGTCGTAGAGTTCGAGTTGATACGGGGGGACCCCGTCGTCAGAGACGCCAACGACGCCTTCGTCGACATCTTCGGGTACGACGCCGCCGAACTGCAGGGGGAGTCTCTCAACGAGTGGATCGTTCCGGAGTGGCGTCGTGAGGAATCACGACGACTCGATGCACGAACGGCGTCGGGCGAGGTCAGCTACCGACAGGTGGAGCGGAAAACCGCGGGTGGGATCCGGGAGTTTCTGTATCGGGGCATCCCCTACGAACACCACGCGGTCGGGATGGACGGCCTGGCTATTTACACCGATCTGACCGATATTACCCGGCAGCAACGGTAGTTGCAGGTGCTGAATCGGCTGCTCCGTCACAACCTTCGGAACACCGTCAACGTGATCTCGGGGGCTACCGACCGTCTCGTCTCCGAACTCGACGACCGAACGGACGAACGACTCGAACTGGTGGCGACCGTCGAGAGCGCGATCAGGGATCTGGAGACGCTCACGCAGGACGCGAACGATATCAACACCGTCATCAACGCGACGACTGACGATCCGTCGATCGACTGTGTGTCTCTCATCGAGGACATCGTCTCGGAGTACACCCGACAGCACCCCGAGGTGGCCCTTCGGACGACGCTGCCCGCGTCGATGACGGTGAACGCGGATGTCCGTCTCCGGTTCGCCGTCGAGAGCCTCGTCGACAACGCGATCCAGCACAATCCGAGCGACACACCGACGGTGCGGATCCGGATCGGAACTCCGGACTCCGCCGGTTGGGTCGACATCCACGTCGACGACGACGCCCCCCGGATCCCCGAAGAGGAGCGAAACCTCGTCACCGGCGACACCGAAATCACGGCGCTACGGCACGGCAGCGGATTGGGGCTCTGGCTCGCCAAGTGGACCACGGAACTGTTCGGGGGTAAGCTGTCGTTCGACACGAGCGAATTCGGCGGAAACAGCGTCCACATCCGGATTCCACGCGCCTGAGGCGGATCCGCCTACGGCCGTCACTCGGGCGGGCGTCCCTGCTCGCGTCGAACCGCGAGGACCGACAGATCGGAAAACGGCGTGTCCTCCGGATCGGATCCCCCCTCGTGAGTCGCCAGCTCTCCGAGCGTCGACCGAGTGGTCGCCTCGTCGTCGTGAGTCAACCGCTCCAGCACCAGCGCCGGTGTCCCCGGCGATGCCCCCGCCTCCAGCAGGTGGGAAGCCACATCCCCCGGCATCCAGTCGTAGGGTCGCGGCAGGACCAGTAGGTGCCGGTCGCCGGCGTCGGCCCGCAGGCGCGCGAGGTCCGCGTCGAGCGACCCACGCTTGTGGAGCGTGACGAACGTCGTCTCCTCCATCGGAGTGCGGGCGCGGCTCGCGGCCACCTGCAGCGAGGAGATGCCCGGAACGACCCGTACTCGCCCCTCGACGGCCGACTCTACCTTGCCGACGAACTGGTAGCCCGAGTGGTTCGGGTCGCCCATGAGGACGGCTACCCCGGACGCCCCCGCGTCGACACGGTCGGCGAACGCCGACAGGGTTTCGCCCTCGTCGGTGTAGCCACAGGTGAGCCAGTCGGCGCCGGTGTCGACCTCGCCCCGGACCACGTCGACGACCGTCTCGAAGCCGACGACGACGTCGGCCTCGCGGATCGCGCGCCGTGCCCGTGGGACGAGATACTCGGGGCTCCCGGGCCCGACGCCGACCGCGTGGACCGGATCGGTGGCGTCGCCCTCCGGTTCGTTCGCGGCGACGGCCGCGGGGTCGCGGTCGCGGCTCACAGATCGACGGCCCCGTTGCGGGCGTCGCTGGCGACGTGGACCAGTTCGTTCGTCAGGCCGGCCGCTAGTCCGCTCCCACCGCGCCGGCCCACGTTCGTCACCGCCGGGACGCCGTGGTCGGCGGCGACGGCCCGCAGGCGTTCGCGGCTCTCGGCGGCCTTGACGAAGCCGACGGGCGTGGCGACGACGACGGCCGGCCGGGTGCCCGACTCGATGCAGTCCGCGAGCGCCAGCGCTGCCGTCGGCGCGTTGCCGACCGTCGCGATTGCCCCGTCGTAGACGCCCGCACGGTCGAGTTCGAGTACCGACGCGGCGGTCCGGGTCATCCCCGTCTCCGCCGCCAGTTCGCTCCCGTTGCCGATGGCCTTCCGAACCGGGCAGTCGTGACCCCGGCCGGTGATCCCCGCCTTCACCATCGTGATGTCCGTGACGATCGGTCGCTCGTCGAGGACTGCGCGCGCGCCGGCCCGAACCGGGTGGTCGGGATCGTCGCCGGTGAACCGCATCAGGTGCTGGAACTCTGGATCGCCGGTCGCGTGGACGGACTTCTGTCGGATTCTGTCCGCGAGCGTCGCGTCGGGAACGAGTTCGCGGACACGGTCCATACTCGTCTCGGCGATCTCCATCGCGTCCGCGGTGGTGGCACCGAGATCGGCGTACTCCTCGGTCGTCATCGCTCTCCCTCCCGATGACGACGTGTTCCGACCGACACGCAACGACCACCGACCTCAGTCGTCATCGCTCTCCCTCCCGATGACGACGTGTTCCGACCGACACGCAACGACCACCGACCTCAGTCGTCATCGCTCTCCCTCCCGATGACGACGTGTTCCGACCGACACGCAACGACCACCGACCTCAGTCGTCATCGCTCTCCCTCCCGATGACGACGTGTTCCGACCGACACGCAACGACCACCGACCTCAGTCGTCATCGCTCGTCACCTCCGTCTCCGACTCCACCGCACCGCCACCCGACGCCCGCGCCTCCAGATCCCCGTCGACCCGCAGGTTCAGGTCGCGCAGGCGGTCGGCCGTCGCGTCGTCGGCGTCCCACAGGCCACGCTCTATCGCCTCCAGTAGGGTGTCCGTGATGCTCTCCAAGGCCCACGGGTTCACCTCGCGGAGCCACTCTTGGCGGTCGTCGTCGAAGGCGTACTTCTCGGCCACGTCCGTCCACAACCGGTCGCTCACGACGCCGGTCGTGGCGTCCCACCCCAGCGCCACGTCGACCGTCGTCGAGAGGTCGCCCGCGCCCTTGTAGCCGTGTTCTTCCATGCTGTCCAGCCAGTCGGGGTTGAGGACGCGGGCGCGCATCGCCTTGCGTACTTTCTCCTCGTTCGTGTAGACGTCGACGTGGTCGGGATCCGAGGAGTCGCCGACGTAGGAGGCCGGTTCCTCGCCCCGGGCCTCGGTCACGGCGGTGATGAACCCGCCGTGGAAGGCGTACCAGTCCGAGGAGTCGAACTCGTCCTGTTCGCCCGTGTCCTCGATTTTCACCGTCGCCTCGACGGTTCCGAGGCGGCGTTCGAAGGCGTCGTGGGCCTCCGAGACGCGCCCCCGCGAGCCGAGCGCGTAGCCGCCCCACTGGACGTACACGTCCGCGAGGTCCGAGCGGTCGTCCCACTCGCCCTCGTCGACGGCCTTGTTCGTCCCCGCGCCGTAGCCGCCGGGTCGGGTGGTGAACACGCGATGGGTCGCGGCCGTCTCGGCGTCGTCGGGATCCATCCCCTCAGCGATCAGCTCCTCGCTCTCCTCCTCGACGTGCTTCTTGACGTAGTTGCGGTCGTGGGGTTCGTCCAGTGCGACCACCGCGTCGACGGCGTCGTGGATCACGCTCGCGGCCTGCGGGAAGGCGTCGCGGAACAGCCCGGAGACCCGCGTCGTCACGTCGATCCGCGGGCGGCCCAGTTCGTCGAGCGGAGTCGGAGTCACGTCGTCGATCCGGCCGGCGTCGGTCCACTCGGGTTCGACGCCCATCAGCGCGAGCACCTGCGCGACCGTCTCGCCGCGGGTGCGGACGGTGGGGGTCCCCCACGCGACGACGCCGATCTCCTCGGGGTACTCGCCCTCCGCCGAGCGGTGTCGCTCCGCCACTCCGTCGGCCACCTCGCGGCCGACCCGCCACGCGCTCTTGGCCGGCACCTTGCGGGGGTCGAGCGTGTAGAAGTTCCGCCCCGTCGGGAGCAGGTCGACGCCGCCACGGGTTGGCGCGCCGCTCCCGCCGGGCGGGACGTACTCGCCCGCCAGTGCGTCGGCGGTGCGGGGGATCTCCTCGCTCGCGCCGGCGACGCGGGGCACGGCCTCCGCACAGACGTACGCGAGCGCCTCGCGGAGGTCGTCGTGTTCGCCCGCCCGCGCCCGCGAGTCGCCGAGGGGGTCGATGTCGACGACCAGCAGGTTCATGTTCACCTCGTCGTCGGGGCCGGCCTCGCGCTCCGACTCGGGCACGTCGAAGTCGTGGGCGGCGAGCGTCGAGACGAGGTCGCGGCTCGTCTCGTACACCTCGTCGGCCGCCTGCGCGTAGGTCATCCCCAGCGACTCGTCGTAGGTGCCGGGTTCTTCGAGCATGCGCTCGTAGTCGACGCCGAGGACGCCCGCGACGCTCTCGCGGAGGCTGGGTGCGCCCGGATTCTCGAGGCGAGTGAGCGCGACCAGATACTCGACCAACCGATCGTCGACGGGCGGTTCGCCCATCGTGTGCAGCCCCATCCGGATCTGGGTGGTCTTCACGTCGGTCAGGTACTCGTGGATCCGCTCGACGAGTTCGTCGATGGGGAGGGAGTCGCCTTCGACCGCGCCGTCTGCGAGCGTCGACCCCGCCGCGTCGGGGCCGCGCACGTCGGCCTTCTCGACGGTGCCCTCGATTCCGAGTTCCAGCGCGAGGTCGAGGTCGGCGACCGTCTCGCGGATCTCGCGTTCGAGCGCCGCGCCGTCGTCGGTTCTCGCGTCTGCCATCCCCGCCTCACGGTAGCGGTCCGCTAACTCTTCGAGTTCGGCGAGGCCGTCGTACGTCCCCGCGTTCGACATGACGGGCGTGAGGTGGTCGACGATTGCGGCGTAGGCGCGGCGCTTGGCCTGCGTCCCCTCGCCGGGGTTGTTGACGATGTAGGGGTAGACGTTCGGCAGGTCGTCGATCAGGCCGTCGGGTGCGCTCGTGCCGTCGAGACCCACGGTCTTGCCGGGGAGCCACTCCAGCGAGCCGTGGGTGCCGAGGTGAACGACGGCGTCGGCGTCGTACGCGTTCCGGAGCCACGCGTAGAAGGCAACGTAGTCGTGTGGTGGCTGGAGGTCGGAGTCGTGGTACACCTTCGAGGGGTCCATCCCGAACCCGCGGGGGGGCTGGACGGTGACGAGGACGTTCCCGAACTCGACGCCGGGGATGGCGAAGGGTCGATCGGGTGGATCGCCCCACTCCCCGATCACGTTCTCGCGGAAGCGGTCGTCCACGTCGCCGAACCAGTCGCAGTAGCGGTTCGGTGAGACGGTGTCGACGCTCAGTTCCCGGACGTCCTCGGGGGCGACCCAGCGGTCGTCGAGGGTGAGTTGGGCGGTCAGGCGGTCGATGAGCGTCGCGCCGTCGTCGGGCGCCCCGGTTCCGAGGTCGTAGCCCCGGTCGTCGAGTTCCTCGAGCAGGTTGATCGTGCTCTCGGGGGTGTCGAGGCCGAAGGCGGTGCCGATGCCGTCGTCGCTCGGCGGGTAGTTGTGGAGGACGACCGCGATCCGTTTCTCCTCGTTGGGGGTGTGACGCAGGCGCGCCCAGTTGACTGCCAGGCGAGCGACGTGGTCGATCCGGTCCTCGATGGGGAAATGCTGTTTGGGGGAGGTGCCGATGCCCGCCTCGTCCTCGGTGCGCTCCTTCCCGCTGATGGGGTGGGTGATGACGTTGCCGTCGAACTCCGGGAGCGCGACCGAGAGCGCGAGTTCGAAGCCCATGACACCCGTGTCGCTCCCCTCGTACCGGGAGCGCGAGCGCATCGTCGTCACCGTCTGGAGGACGGGAACGCCCAATCGATCCAGGAAGACCTCTTCTGCACCCTGGCCCTCGTCGGCGGCCGACCGGCCCCGCTCTTCCATCGACAGCGAGAACATGAACGAGGAGCAGACGGCGTCGACGACGGGGTCGCCGCCGTCAAGGAGCCACTCGTCGGTGACCCACTCGGCGTCCTCCTGCTCGTCGGTGTCGGTCGCCGGGTTGCAGAATATCGGGAGCGCGTCCGCGCCCTGCGCTTCGATGGCCCGCACCTGCGCGTCGACGTAGCGGGTGTTCTCGTGGGTCCAGTGGGACTCGTAGAACCAGACCGCAACCGTCGGCGTCCCGGGGTCGAACGTCGCCACGAGGTCGTCGTACCCCGCGCCGGGGTGGTCGGGATGGTACACCCCTTCGGTGGGGAGCGAGACGGGGTCGTCGTAGCTCCGGTCGACGGCTCCGAACCGGTCGATCAGGTACCGCAGGCAGTTGGCGACGTTGGTGGTGCCGCCGCGGTCGAGGTAGTCGTACACCGCGTCCCGGTCCGCCGGGGCGACGGTCGTGTCCTCTATCGCGTAGGCGTCGCCGGTCGACTTGACGACCAGCGGGATGCCCGCGTCGTCGAGGCGGTCGACGACCCGGTCGTAGCCGGGCATGCTCTCCTCGGAGCCGTGGAGCCACAACACGACCGCCGTCGCGTCCTCTACGGCGTCGACGAACGCCTCGACCGCCGTCTCGTCGTCGAGGTCGCTCTCCGATCGGGCGACCAGGTCTCCGTCGACCTCCCCCGCGGCGCGCTGGACGGCCCCGAGTTCGTTCTCCGTCGCGGTGTACAAGCCGATGGTGGGCATAACGTTGTTAAACCTCTGTTGAGTTATTGCAATTGTGCTTGAATACACCGAGGACAAAAACTCTTCGGGGATCGGGGGTGAGCGAGTCGGTTTCGACGAGATAGTCGGGCAATCCGAACTCAAGCGTGCTTTACTCGCGGTGGGCGCGAACGACGCGCTGGACGGCCTCCTGATCCGGGGGGAGAAGGGGACGGCCAAGTCGACGGCCGTCCGCGCGCTGTCGGCGTTGCTCCCGGACCGGCGGGTCGTGGCCGACTGTCCCTACGGCTGTCCGGCGGGCGACCCCGACCGGCAGTGTGCGAACTGTCGGGAGCGGGCGGACCCGCCGACCGAGACGCGGTCGGTGCCGCTCGTCACCCTCCCGCTGGGGGCGACCCGGGAGCGCGTCGTCGGGACGCTCTCCGTCGCCGACGCCCTCGACGGCGACTACGAGTTCGATCCCGGCCTCCTCGCCCGCGCGAACGGCGGCATCCTCTACGTCGACGAGGTGAACCTACTCGACGACCACCTCGTCGACGTGTTGTTGGACGCCGCGGCGGGCGGCGTCAACCGGGTCGAGCGCGACGGCGTGAGCGTCGCCCACCCCGCAGCGTTCACCCTCGTCGGGACGATGAACCCCGAGGAGGGGGAGTTGCGGCCACAACTCCGGGATCGCTTCGCACTCCAGGCGACGGTGACCGGTTGTGACGACATCGAGGACCGCGTCGCCATCGTCGACCGGGCGCTCGGACGCGAGAGCGAGGAGCCACGCTCCTCGGCAAAGAGCGAGGAGCCACGCTCCTCGGCAAAGAGCGAGGAGCCACGCTCCTCGGCAAAGAGCGAGGAGCCACGCTCCTCGGCAAAGAGCGAGGAGCCACGCACTCCGGATATCGAAGACCCGGCGACCCGCCTGTCGACCGCGCGGGACCGACTCTCCGAGGTGACGCTTCCGGACGCGTTCGTCCGCGACCTCGTCGAACTGTGCCGTGACGCGGGCGTCGAGGGCCACCGAGCCGACATCGCGACGGCGCGGGCGGCCCGGACCTTCGCCGCCCTCGACGACCGACCGACGGTGATCGAGTCCGACGTGCGGCGCGCGGCCGAACTCGCGCTCCCTCACCGCCTCGAATCCCTCCCCTTCGACGACGCGCCCGACCTGGAGACGGTCGTCGACGACCACTTCGACGAGGGGGACGACGGTGACACCGACGACCGGGACGTCGAGGATGGTGCCGAGAACGGTGGGGGTGACGCGGACGATGCCGACGCCGACGGCGGAGCCCGGACCAACGAGGGCGACGCGAGCGATGAGGAGGCGAACGGAGCAGACGGCTCCGCGGCCGACGACTCCACCGAACCCACCGGCGCCGACGACCCCGGCGGGGTGTCCTCGTCCCGATCCGGCGACCTCTCCGATGCCGGCGACGACGCGGGCGGCGACGACCCCGACGCCGATGCCGGGGGTGGAGCCGACGACGACGCTCCCGACCCGACCCCTCGCGTCCCGGGCGAACGCCCGGCTGCGGTCGGATCGGGCCGTGCCCCGTCACTCCCCGACGCCGACGATCCAGCCGACGCGTCGTCGTCGAGTGGTGGGGCGCGGGCGCGGGCGAGCGTCGACGGGACCGGCGCCCGCGTTCGTACCCGACCCACCGACGGCGAGGACGTCGACGCCGCGGCGTCGGTGCGCGCGGCGGCCGCTCGCGGCGTCGACACCGTCGAATCGCGGGACCTCCGGCGATCGGTTCGGGCCGCCGAGGCGTCGACGCTCGTCGTCTTCTCCGTCGACGCCAGCGCGTCGATGCGTCCCGCCATGCGCGCCGCCAAGGGGACCGTCCTCGAACTGCTGGAGGACACCTACCAGCAACGCGACCGCGTGAGTTTCGTCGCTTTCGCCGGCGAGGACGCGGACGTGTTGCTCCCCCCGACCGACAGCGTCACGCTCGCAGCGCGCCACCTGAAGCAACTCCCGACAGGCGATCGGACGCCACTCCCTGCCGGCCTGCGGACCGCGGGCGACGTGATCGAACGCGCCGATCCCGCCGCGAGCGTCGTCGTCCTCGTCACCGACGGCCGGGCGAACGTCGCCGACGGGAGTCCGGTCGCCGCGACTCGCCGTGCCGCCGACCGCCTGTCCGACCTCGACGCGCGCGTCCTCGTCGTCGACGCCGGTTCGGGCGACCGATCCGGCCTCGTTCCCGAAGTCGTCGAGCGGACGACCGGCCGTCGCGTCCCCCTCGACGCGCTCTCGGCCGACGCCGTCGACGCCGCGGCCGGGGCGGTCGACGAAAGTTGAGTTGTCCGCATCCGCAAGATTTACAATCTAACTTGTCTTTCACCAACTGTGTTTTAGTATGCCGGCCACCAGCGACACCGTCCACGGACGGATCGAACGGCTCGGAACCGAACTCACGCCGACGCAGTTGGCCGCGGGGATGCTCGTCGCCGTCGCACTCGGTTTCACCCTCCTGTTCGTGCAGGATCCGCTCGTCCACGACGCGATGCACAACTTCAGGCACGGCGCGGGAATCACCTGTCACTGACCGTGTTCGTCGACTACGTCACCCGAGGGGTGGAGGCGGGCCTCGTGGCGGGCCTCGTCTTCGGCCTGTTCGTGGCGACGGTCGTCAATCCGATGGTCGGCTACGCTGAGGCCGTTGGCCACGGGCACGATCACGACGTCGCCGGACACGACCACTCCGGCGGCGAGGGCGTCGTCTCGCTCGCGGCCACCGAGACGGTGAGCGTCCTCTCCGGCGTGCTGTGGGCCGTGCTGCTCGGAGCCGTCGTCTTCGGCGTCGGCTTCTACCTCCTCGAACCGCTCCTGCCGGGGAGTGGACGCCTCCGGAGTTACGTCCTCGCCGCGGCGGGGTTCGTCTCCGTCTCCGGCGCGCCGTGGCTCGTCCTCCCGCCCCGCCCCGGCGTCGAGACGGC includes the following:
- a CDS encoding VWA domain-containing protein, whose product is MLEYTEDKNSSGIGGERVGFDEIVGQSELKRALLAVGANDALDGLLIRGEKGTAKSTAVRALSALLPDRRVVADCPYGCPAGDPDRQCANCRERADPPTETRSVPLVTLPLGATRERVVGTLSVADALDGDYEFDPGLLARANGGILYVDEVNLLDDHLVDVLLDAAAGGVNRVERDGVSVAHPAAFTLVGTMNPEEGELRPQLRDRFALQATVTGCDDIEDRVAIVDRALGRESEEPRSSAKSEEPRSSAKSEEPRSSAKSEEPRSSAKSEEPRTPDIEDPATRLSTARDRLSEVTLPDAFVRDLVELCRDAGVEGHRADIATARAARTFAALDDRPTVIESDVRRAAELALPHRLESLPFDDAPDLETVVDDHFDEGDDGDTDDRDVEDGAENGGGDADDADADGGARTNEGDASDEEANGADGSAADDSTEPTGADDPGGVSSSRSGDLSDAGDDAGGDDPDADAGGGADDDAPDPTPRVPGERPAAVGSGRAPSLPDADDPADASSSSGGARARASVDGTGARVRTRPTDGEDVDAAASVRAAAARGVDTVESRDLRRSVRAAEASTLVVFSVDASASMRPAMRAAKGTVLELLEDTYQQRDRVSFVAFAGEDADVLLPPTDSVTLAARHLKQLPTGDRTPLPAGLRTAGDVIERADPAASVVVLVTDGRANVADGSPVAATRRAADRLSDLDARVLVVDAGSGDRSGLVPEVVERTTGRRVPLDALSADAVDAAAGAVDES
- a CDS encoding CbtB domain-containing protein — its product is MPATSDTVHGRIERLGTELTPTQLAAGMLVAVALGFTLLFVQDPLVHDAMHNFRHGAGITCH
- a CDS encoding CbtA family protein, producing the protein MFVDYVTRGVEAGLVAGLVFGLFVATVVNPMVGYAEAVGHGHDHDVAGHDHSGGEGVVSLAATETVSVLSGVLWAVLLGAVVFGVGFYLLEPLLPGSGRLRSYVLAAAGFVSVSGAPWLVLPPRPGVETALPAATRLALYGGMMVAGALLCLLALVAYDRLRPRGRAVALMVAGLALTPLAVPASLAPTPGVAGDLPPELAAGLVGLIVFGQALLWLCLAATHARLHTDRSHADAATSGDPVAAD